The proteins below come from a single Parazoarcus communis genomic window:
- a CDS encoding transglutaminase family protein, whose amino-acid sequence MTAIRYHIRHDTLYRYDQPVGESRQMLRLTPRELPGQRCISHRIVVIPEPQRTEDFPDGFGNPVRSLHFEQDHDTLLIRAESWVELDPRPQPELTASPPWEAVRDELIYRAKHIMSAKQLEASAFLFESTHVRVKRDFADYAAADFIEGRPLLEAVHGLMQRINKEFIFDPEATDNSTPVTEVFENRRGVCQDFAHLMLSCLRSIGVAARYVSGYILTRPPPGKPRMVGADATHAWVSVFCPVTGWVDFDPTNALIPEREHVTIGWGRDFGDVSPLRGVILGGGGHEPEIAVTMAPEAEFESLYTDADAPVGDLLQVNFQSQSQGQ is encoded by the coding sequence ATGACCGCCATCCGATACCACATCCGCCACGACACGCTGTATCGCTACGATCAGCCGGTTGGCGAGTCGCGCCAGATGCTGCGTCTTACGCCCCGCGAACTGCCGGGGCAGCGCTGCATTTCGCACCGGATCGTCGTCATCCCGGAACCCCAGCGCACGGAAGACTTCCCCGACGGCTTCGGCAACCCGGTGCGCTCGCTGCACTTCGAACAGGACCACGACACCCTCCTGATCCGTGCCGAAAGCTGGGTCGAACTCGACCCGCGCCCGCAGCCGGAACTCACCGCCTCCCCCCCGTGGGAAGCGGTACGGGACGAGCTCATCTACCGCGCAAAACACATCATGAGCGCGAAGCAACTCGAAGCCAGCGCGTTCCTCTTCGAGTCGACACACGTTCGCGTCAAGCGCGACTTCGCCGACTACGCTGCCGCAGACTTCATCGAGGGCAGGCCGCTACTCGAGGCAGTTCATGGGCTGATGCAGCGCATCAACAAGGAATTCATCTTCGATCCCGAAGCGACTGACAACTCGACGCCAGTCACCGAGGTTTTCGAGAACCGGCGTGGTGTGTGCCAGGACTTCGCACATCTGATGCTTTCCTGCCTGCGCTCAATCGGTGTCGCTGCGCGTTACGTCAGTGGCTACATCCTCACCCGGCCGCCTCCGGGCAAGCCACGAATGGTGGGTGCCGATGCGACCCACGCCTGGGTGTCGGTGTTCTGCCCGGTCACTGGCTGGGTCGATTTCGACCCCACCAATGCACTGATTCCCGAACGCGAACATGTCACCATCGGCTGGGGGCGCGACTTCGGCGACGTGTCGCCCTTGCGTGGCGTGATTCTCGGCGGCGGCGGTCACGAACCCGAAATCGCCGTCACCATGGCACCCGAAGCCGAATTCGAATCCCTGTATACAGACGCCGACGCACCGGTCGGCGACCTGTTGCAGGTCAACTTTCAGAGCCAGTCACAGGGGCAGTAG
- a CDS encoding histone deacetylase → MKLYYADHFVLPLPEGHRFPMVKYARLRERLLASGQFDPSDFRVPDAASDEAILRAHDAGYLARVRDGELDKAEVRRIGFPWSAGMVERSRRSAGATLAACRTAIDEGCGVNLAGGTHHAHRDFGSGFCVFNDAAIAALAMRAEGRAQRIAVIDCDVHQGDGTASILATEADIFTCSLHGERNFPFRKQTSDLDIALPDDTADEAYLAALDTALDHVFGLFRPELVIYLAGADPYREDRLGRLSLSINGLASRDEKVLARCRTASVPVAVAMAGGYAHEIDDTVSIHVGTVLTAARLFA, encoded by the coding sequence TTGAAACTCTATTACGCAGACCACTTCGTTCTGCCGCTGCCTGAGGGACATCGCTTCCCGATGGTGAAGTACGCGCGACTGCGCGAGCGCCTGCTGGCATCGGGTCAGTTCGATCCGAGCGATTTCCGTGTCCCCGACGCTGCCAGCGACGAAGCCATCCTGCGTGCTCACGACGCCGGCTATCTGGCGCGGGTGCGAGACGGCGAACTCGACAAGGCGGAAGTCCGCCGCATCGGATTTCCCTGGTCGGCGGGAATGGTCGAACGCTCACGGCGTTCCGCGGGCGCGACGCTCGCGGCCTGTCGTACCGCAATCGACGAGGGCTGCGGGGTCAATCTCGCGGGTGGCACCCATCATGCCCATCGCGACTTTGGATCAGGCTTCTGCGTCTTCAACGATGCGGCCATCGCCGCCCTGGCGATGCGTGCAGAAGGCCGGGCGCAGCGGATTGCGGTGATCGACTGTGACGTCCATCAGGGCGACGGAACGGCGTCCATTCTTGCAACGGAAGCCGATATCTTCACCTGCAGCCTGCATGGCGAGCGGAACTTCCCCTTCCGCAAGCAGACCAGCGACCTCGACATCGCCCTCCCCGACGACACCGCTGACGAAGCCTATCTTGCCGCACTCGATACCGCGCTCGACCACGTGTTCGGGCTGTTCAGGCCGGAGCTCGTGATCTACCTTGCCGGCGCCGATCCCTATCGCGAAGATCGCCTCGGTCGCCTTTCCCTGAGTATCAATGGGCTGGCATCACGCGACGAAAAAGTGCTCGCTCGGTGCAGGACCGCATCTGTCCCCGTTGCCGTGGCGATGGCGGGCGGCTATGCCCACGAGATCGACGATACAGTCAGCATTCACGTTGGCACAGTCCTCACCGCAGCCCGCCTGTTTGCCTGA
- the holB gene encoding DNA polymerase III subunit delta', whose amino-acid sequence MIQPWLQPTWARLVALAGKLPHALLFVGAPGLGKRELAESLAARLLCESPLADGHACGRCDACQWREAGNHPDFYRVVPAAAADQADAGEDAPAGDAAGGKAKSSQIVIDQIRELQSALAVTGHHSAQRVVVLDPAEAMNTFTANALLKLLEEPPEGCSFLLVSSAPRRLLPTIRSRCQQWSFPRPDPAQRAAWLASEHTEMQGLLALAGGMPLAAKRLAEQGGVGLLERFVRDLSGEPDALRLAGQWEAWLKSKEALAAGFGLSTLVEWMQRWVADVVSLRLGGQVRFFPAQEKVLSALAGRMSVAAASSCYNEIAQIRRVATHPLNLRLFLEDMLMRYARAVRGART is encoded by the coding sequence ATGATTCAGCCGTGGCTTCAACCGACCTGGGCCAGACTTGTTGCGCTCGCTGGCAAGCTCCCTCATGCGCTGCTGTTCGTCGGGGCGCCGGGGCTGGGCAAGCGCGAGCTGGCCGAAAGTCTGGCCGCCCGGCTGCTGTGCGAGTCACCTCTGGCCGACGGCCATGCCTGCGGCCGCTGCGATGCGTGCCAGTGGCGCGAGGCGGGCAACCATCCGGACTTCTATCGCGTGGTACCGGCCGCGGCGGCAGATCAGGCCGATGCCGGCGAGGACGCGCCTGCGGGTGATGCGGCGGGCGGCAAGGCCAAGTCGAGTCAGATCGTGATCGACCAGATCCGCGAACTGCAGTCTGCGCTCGCGGTCACCGGGCATCACAGCGCGCAGCGCGTCGTCGTGCTCGATCCGGCGGAGGCGATGAATACCTTCACCGCGAACGCCTTGCTCAAGCTGCTCGAAGAACCCCCTGAGGGCTGCAGCTTTTTGCTTGTATCCTCGGCGCCTCGCAGGTTGTTGCCGACCATTCGCAGCCGTTGTCAGCAGTGGAGCTTTCCGCGCCCCGATCCTGCCCAGCGTGCAGCCTGGCTGGCCAGCGAACACACGGAAATGCAGGGGCTGCTTGCACTGGCAGGCGGCATGCCGCTGGCGGCAAAGCGGCTGGCGGAGCAGGGCGGTGTTGGCTTGCTGGAGCGCTTCGTGCGCGATCTGTCGGGTGAGCCGGACGCGCTCAGGCTGGCGGGGCAGTGGGAAGCCTGGCTCAAATCCAAGGAAGCGCTGGCAGCCGGTTTTGGCTTGAGCACGCTGGTGGAGTGGATGCAGCGTTGGGTGGCGGACGTCGTCAGTCTGCGTCTTGGCGGGCAGGTGCGTTTCTTCCCGGCGCAGGAAAAAGTGCTCTCTGCGCTGGCTGGCCGCATGAGCGTGGCGGCTGCGAGCAGCTGTTACAATGAGATCGCCCAGATTCGACGCGTGGCCACGCACCCGCTGAACCTTCGCCTTTTTCTTGAAGATATGCTGATGCGCTATGCACGCGCAGTGAGAGGAGCCCGGACTTGA
- a CDS encoding ankyrin repeat domain-containing protein, with amino-acid sequence MLKPEIIRSFLLAAASSFLIAGPVSAGSYDDALSSARMGDTRQLTGLLARGIDPDTVDANGNTLLIIAAREGNAETVDALLKYRPRVGYRNLAGDSALMLAVLGGHNAVVDALLAADAPLNHEGWTALHYAAFEGHLALFDKLLAAGADINALAPNKSDVLMLAARNGHIELIRHLVELGVPLDRRNEAGVSAVEWARSNGNTDIAEIIEAAHTRRR; translated from the coding sequence ATGCTAAAGCCTGAAATCATTCGATCCTTCCTGCTCGCGGCCGCGAGCAGTTTCCTGATAGCCGGTCCGGTTTCGGCAGGTAGCTACGACGATGCCCTGAGCTCCGCCCGCATGGGCGATACACGGCAGCTCACCGGCCTGCTGGCCCGTGGCATCGACCCGGATACGGTGGATGCAAACGGCAATACGCTGCTGATCATCGCCGCACGTGAAGGCAATGCCGAAACCGTGGACGCCTTGCTCAAGTATCGTCCGCGCGTGGGTTACCGCAACCTGGCCGGTGATTCTGCGCTGATGCTCGCCGTACTTGGTGGGCACAATGCCGTCGTGGACGCGCTCCTCGCAGCGGATGCGCCGCTCAACCACGAAGGGTGGACAGCGCTGCACTACGCGGCCTTTGAAGGGCACCTCGCCTTGTTCGACAAGCTTCTGGCTGCAGGGGCCGATATCAACGCACTCGCACCCAACAAGTCCGATGTGCTGATGCTGGCAGCACGCAATGGCCATATCGAACTGATACGCCATCTGGTCGAACTTGGCGTGCCACTCGATAGGCGCAATGAAGCGGGTGTCAGCGCTGTCGAATGGGCGCGCTCGAATGGAAACACCGACATCGCAGAAATCATTGAGGCCGCACACACGAGGCGCCGCTAA
- a CDS encoding circularly permuted type 2 ATP-grasp protein — MPAGLINNYPFSDNRFDEMLSESGTARPHWQAFADRIESFSDDLLTQRSDFVRGAIEADGVSYNVYADPKGTKRPWELDMLPLIVGNDEWQMLSSAISQRARLMNAILADLYGPQHLLSEGLLPSALVFGQHGFKWPSRGVVPPGNVWLFSYAADLARAPDGQWWVIADRTQGPSGAGYALQNRIIVSRAFPDAFRELHVNPLANYFRTMQDSLARLAPSDGEVPLTILLTPGPYNETYFEHAFLARYLGFPLVEGQDLTVRDNTVYLKTLRGLRRVHAILRRLDDDFCDPLELRSDSALGVAGLLGAIRAGRVLMANAIGSSVLESGALFGFLPAICERLLGEKIAMPSVASWWCGEPPALEYVLEHLDELVIKPAFPSMRMEAVFGHELKGEARKRMIESILAQPHAYVAQEWVRLSQAPVWNHRLVPRSVGIRVFASATPEGYTVMPGALGRVAPRAGMEVISMQRGGLSKDTWVRAEAPVVRHTLLKRRLGVIDLVCGGADIPSRVGENLFWMGRYAERVEASARLLRAALARASSTDSEAEQGLAGLLQATRRLGIVVDSEDEDKPDDVQSQLLRALLDHTQPGSVASNLRALSFSASQVRERLSSDNWHALNRLEQLLSEDISSTDQAMSAIDRVMQSSISLAGFAMDDMTRDEGWRFLILGRRIERLEGLAGLMSVPMQAKPEARERMFEWLLEAANSIVTYRARYRRMPELLPLLHLLVFDRTNPHSVGFQVDVLQKYLARSSRELGHPYPSLMIDPLARRLDNFDLTRFEADDCELALGTLGTLLNESIGAALKLSDEVHRRYFIHTLRPMQLRRVA, encoded by the coding sequence ATGCCGGCTGGTCTCATAAACAACTACCCGTTCAGCGACAATCGTTTCGACGAAATGTTGTCCGAAAGTGGTACGGCACGTCCTCACTGGCAGGCCTTTGCCGACCGGATCGAGAGCTTCTCCGACGACCTCCTGACCCAACGGTCGGATTTCGTGCGCGGTGCGATCGAAGCGGACGGTGTCAGTTACAACGTTTACGCGGACCCCAAGGGCACCAAACGCCCCTGGGAGCTCGACATGCTGCCGCTAATCGTCGGTAATGACGAATGGCAGATGCTGTCGTCAGCAATCTCGCAGCGTGCGCGCCTGATGAACGCGATTCTTGCCGACCTGTACGGGCCGCAACACCTGCTCTCCGAGGGATTGCTGCCATCGGCACTGGTGTTCGGGCAGCATGGATTCAAGTGGCCCTCACGCGGGGTCGTGCCACCAGGCAATGTCTGGCTTTTCAGCTATGCGGCCGATCTTGCGCGCGCACCGGACGGTCAGTGGTGGGTGATTGCCGACCGCACGCAGGGCCCTTCGGGTGCCGGCTATGCGTTGCAGAACCGGATCATCGTTTCACGGGCTTTCCCCGACGCCTTCCGTGAACTGCACGTCAATCCGCTAGCCAATTATTTCCGCACCATGCAGGACAGTCTCGCGCGACTGGCGCCGTCCGATGGCGAAGTCCCGCTGACCATTCTGCTCACGCCCGGCCCCTACAACGAAACCTATTTCGAGCACGCCTTCCTTGCGCGCTACCTGGGCTTCCCCCTGGTCGAAGGGCAGGATCTCACGGTGCGCGACAACACGGTCTACCTCAAGACATTGCGAGGTCTGCGCCGGGTGCATGCCATTCTGAGACGCCTCGACGACGATTTCTGCGATCCCCTCGAGCTGCGCTCGGACTCGGCGCTCGGCGTTGCAGGGCTGCTTGGTGCAATCCGCGCCGGGCGCGTACTGATGGCCAATGCGATCGGCAGCAGCGTGCTCGAGTCCGGCGCCCTGTTCGGCTTTCTGCCTGCAATCTGCGAACGTCTCCTGGGCGAGAAGATCGCCATGCCATCGGTCGCGAGTTGGTGGTGCGGCGAGCCGCCTGCCCTTGAATACGTGCTCGAGCATCTCGACGAACTCGTGATCAAGCCCGCCTTTCCCAGCATGCGGATGGAGGCCGTCTTTGGCCATGAGCTCAAGGGCGAGGCGCGCAAGCGGATGATCGAAAGCATCCTCGCCCAGCCTCACGCCTACGTAGCGCAGGAATGGGTGCGGCTATCCCAGGCGCCGGTATGGAACCATCGGCTCGTACCGCGCTCTGTCGGCATCCGCGTCTTCGCCAGCGCAACGCCCGAGGGCTACACCGTGATGCCCGGCGCACTCGGTCGCGTGGCACCGCGCGCTGGCATGGAAGTCATCTCGATGCAGCGCGGCGGTCTGTCGAAGGACACCTGGGTACGGGCAGAAGCGCCGGTGGTGCGGCATACCCTGCTCAAGCGCCGGCTCGGTGTCATCGATCTCGTCTGTGGCGGAGCAGACATTCCGTCGCGCGTGGGTGAGAACCTGTTCTGGATGGGACGCTACGCAGAGCGCGTCGAAGCCAGCGCCCGTTTGCTGCGCGCCGCACTCGCCCGCGCTTCCAGTACCGACTCCGAGGCAGAGCAAGGTCTTGCGGGGCTGCTGCAGGCCACACGTCGCCTTGGCATCGTGGTTGATTCCGAAGACGAGGACAAACCCGACGACGTTCAATCACAATTGTTGCGCGCGCTGCTCGACCACACCCAGCCCGGTTCGGTTGCGAGCAATCTTCGCGCCCTCAGCTTTTCCGCCAGCCAGGTGCGAGAGCGCCTCTCTTCCGACAACTGGCACGCGCTGAACCGCCTCGAACAACTCCTATCGGAAGACATCAGCAGCACAGACCAGGCAATGTCCGCGATCGACCGCGTCATGCAGTCGAGCATCTCGCTCGCCGGTTTCGCCATGGACGACATGACGCGCGACGAAGGCTGGCGTTTTCTGATCCTCGGACGACGCATCGAGCGCCTCGAGGGCCTTGCCGGTCTGATGAGCGTGCCGATGCAGGCAAAACCCGAGGCGCGCGAACGGATGTTCGAATGGTTGCTGGAAGCTGCAAACTCGATCGTCACCTACCGTGCGCGCTATCGTCGGATGCCGGAATTGCTGCCCCTTCTGCACCTGCTGGTATTTGATCGCACCAATCCGCACTCTGTCGGATTCCAGGTCGACGTCCTGCAGAAGTATCTCGCACGCAGTTCGCGCGAGCTCGGTCACCCTTACCCCTCGCTGATGATCGACCCTCTGGCGCGTCGCCTGGACAACTTCGACCTCACGCGCTTCGAGGCCGATGACTGCGAGCTCGCGCTCGGCACCCTCGGCACCCTGCTCAACGAATCGATCGGCGCGGCGCTCAAGCTCTCCGACGAGGTACACCGACGCTATTTCATCCACACCTTGCGCCCGATGCAGTTGCGGAGGGTTGCATGA
- a CDS encoding DUF429 domain-containing protein: protein MNKDAQNIWSGQVRLIGVDFTSAPRARKPITVASGHLSGHCVFLESLETCPDWPAFEAVLARPGPWLGGFDFPFGLPREAVLDLGWPLEWAALIRHCTILGRERFRTILDEYRQTRPAGQRYAHRRTDLPARSHSPLKLVNPPVGLMFFEGTPRLLEADVTVAGMHCADPARVAVEAYPGLLARSITLDSYKSDEKRKQTSVRHEARKHIAVALREGAHPLRLRLAGDSALIEQIIADASGDLLDATLALVQAGWSLQAGPPNFGLQDGFDPLEGWIAGLA from the coding sequence ATGAACAAGGACGCGCAAAACATCTGGAGCGGACAGGTCCGTCTTATCGGCGTGGACTTCACCTCGGCACCACGAGCGCGCAAACCGATCACGGTCGCCAGTGGTCATCTGAGCGGACACTGCGTCTTTCTGGAATCACTCGAGACCTGCCCCGACTGGCCTGCATTCGAAGCCGTGCTGGCACGCCCCGGTCCCTGGCTCGGCGGGTTCGACTTCCCCTTTGGCCTGCCACGCGAGGCAGTACTCGACCTCGGCTGGCCACTGGAATGGGCTGCGCTGATCAGGCACTGCACGATTCTGGGTCGCGAACGTTTCCGCACCATCCTCGATGAATACCGCCAGACCCGACCGGCCGGACAGCGCTATGCGCATCGCCGGACCGATCTGCCCGCCCGCTCCCATAGTCCGCTGAAACTCGTCAACCCGCCGGTCGGGCTCATGTTTTTCGAAGGCACACCAAGACTGCTCGAAGCGGATGTTACCGTGGCCGGCATGCATTGCGCTGACCCGGCAAGGGTTGCGGTAGAGGCCTACCCCGGCCTGCTTGCGCGCAGCATTACGCTCGACTCCTACAAGAGCGACGAAAAACGGAAACAGACCTCCGTGCGTCACGAAGCCAGAAAGCATATTGCCGTCGCCTTGCGCGAGGGCGCACACCCGCTCCGGCTCAGACTGGCAGGCGACAGCGCCCTGATCGAACAGATCATTGCCGACGCCAGCGGCGACCTGCTCGACGCGACCCTTGCCCTCGTTCAGGCAGGCTGGAGCCTGCAGGCGGGTCCGCCTAATTTCGGTCTGCAGGACGGTTTCGATCCGCTCGAAGGCTGGATTGCGGGCCTTGCCTAG
- a CDS encoding PilZ domain-containing protein, with the protein MSEASRTHVARPSVLSLNISSKSALYAAYMPFLANGGIFVPTPKSYNLGDEVFMLLQLMDDPTKHPIAGTVVWVTPSGAQGGKAPGIGVHFSSDEAGVALRHRIEQILAGHLGSARPTHTL; encoded by the coding sequence TTGAGCGAAGCCAGTCGTACCCATGTTGCACGTCCGAGCGTGCTGTCGCTGAACATCAGTTCCAAGTCGGCCTTGTACGCAGCCTACATGCCCTTTCTCGCAAACGGGGGGATCTTCGTGCCCACGCCGAAGTCCTACAACTTGGGCGACGAGGTCTTCATGCTGTTGCAGTTGATGGACGATCCGACCAAGCATCCGATTGCGGGTACCGTGGTGTGGGTTACACCATCGGGTGCGCAGGGCGGAAAGGCGCCGGGTATCGGCGTACATTTTTCCAGCGACGAGGCCGGTGTCGCCTTGCGTCACCGCATTGAACAGATCCTGGCCGGTCATCTGGGCTCGGCCAGGCCCACCCATACCCTTTGA
- the gdhA gene encoding NADP-specific glutamate dehydrogenase: MKYQSSAEFLAVVAERNPGQPEFLQAVTEVIVSLWPFIKANPRYAEHGLLDRLVEPERAIQFRVSWVDDHGDVCVNRGYRIQHSSAIGPFKGGIRFHPSVNLSILKFLAFEQTFKNALTTLPMGGGKGGSDFDPKGRSPGEIMRFCQAFVSELFRHVGADTDVPAGDIGVGAREIGFMTGMMKKLTNRADCVFTGKGLSFGGSLVRPEATGYGTVYFAEEMLRHVGRSLEGMRVSVSGAGNVAQYAVEKAIALGARVVTVSDSSGTVIDDDGFTVEKLAILMDVKNHRYGRVSEYAERVGARFEAGRSPWHVPVDVALPCATQNELNGHDAEVLVGNGVSCVAEGANMPSTAEAVTIFEKRGVLYAPGKASNAGGVSTSGLEMSQNAMRLAWTREEVDGRLLEIMKGIHAACLRYGQREDGSVSYVDGANVAGFVKVADAMLAQGVI, from the coding sequence ATGAAGTACCAGAGTTCCGCCGAGTTTCTAGCTGTCGTTGCCGAGCGCAATCCCGGGCAACCAGAGTTTCTGCAGGCAGTGACCGAAGTCATCGTCAGTCTGTGGCCGTTCATCAAAGCCAATCCACGGTATGCGGAACATGGCCTGCTTGACCGGCTGGTCGAGCCGGAACGGGCCATTCAGTTCCGTGTGTCCTGGGTCGACGACCATGGCGACGTGTGCGTCAACCGGGGCTACCGCATCCAGCACAGCTCGGCGATTGGTCCATTCAAGGGCGGGATTCGTTTTCACCCTTCGGTCAATCTGTCTATCCTCAAGTTCCTCGCCTTCGAACAGACCTTCAAGAATGCATTGACGACTTTACCCATGGGCGGGGGCAAAGGGGGCTCTGACTTCGACCCCAAGGGACGCAGCCCGGGCGAGATCATGCGGTTTTGCCAAGCTTTCGTCTCCGAACTGTTCCGCCATGTCGGAGCGGATACGGATGTTCCCGCAGGGGACATTGGTGTGGGGGCGCGTGAGATCGGTTTCATGACCGGCATGATGAAGAAGCTCACGAATCGCGCGGACTGCGTGTTCACGGGCAAAGGACTGAGTTTCGGTGGCTCGCTCGTACGCCCTGAGGCGACCGGGTATGGAACGGTGTATTTCGCCGAGGAAATGTTGCGCCACGTCGGGCGCTCGCTGGAGGGAATGCGCGTCTCTGTCTCGGGGGCTGGCAACGTGGCGCAATATGCAGTGGAAAAGGCGATTGCACTTGGTGCTCGAGTGGTTACGGTGTCGGATTCCAGCGGAACGGTCATTGATGATGACGGATTTACCGTTGAGAAACTTGCGATCCTGATGGATGTGAAGAACCATCGCTACGGGCGTGTCAGTGAGTACGCGGAACGGGTCGGTGCGCGGTTCGAAGCGGGGCGGAGTCCGTGGCACGTGCCGGTGGATGTCGCCTTGCCTTGTGCGACCCAGAACGAGCTGAACGGACACGATGCCGAAGTGCTGGTGGGCAACGGCGTGAGCTGCGTTGCCGAGGGCGCCAATATGCCGTCGACAGCCGAGGCCGTGACAATATTCGAGAAGCGCGGTGTGCTCTACGCGCCGGGCAAGGCGAGTAATGCGGGTGGCGTGTCCACCTCCGGCCTGGAGATGAGCCAGAACGCGATGCGCCTCGCATGGACGCGTGAAGAGGTCGATGGTCGGTTGCTCGAGATCATGAAAGGCATCCATGCCGCCTGCCTTCGTTATGGTCAGCGCGAGGATGGCTCGGTGAGTTACGTCGATGGCGCGAACGTGGCGGGTTTCGTCAAGGTCGCCGATGCCATGCTGGCTCAGGGCGTGATTTGA
- a CDS encoding TatD family hydrolase, translating to MFVDSHCHLDFPDLAAREDEILAAMADKRVGQALCISVNLEDFPRVRSLAERHGNLWASVGVHPDNSDCEEPDVERLLALADHPRVVAIGETGLDYYWHKDEPEWQRERFRTHIRAARACGKPLIIHTRSSAADTLRLMQEEKASECAGVMHCFTESREVAEAAIEMGFYISFSGIVTFRNAKALKEVAAWVPLNRMLIETDAPYLAPMPHRGKTNEPAWVVHVAEEIARLRDLPLDAVEQATTENFFRLFRHAKA from the coding sequence ATGTTCGTAGATTCACATTGCCATCTCGACTTCCCCGATCTCGCTGCGCGTGAGGACGAAATCCTCGCCGCAATGGCCGACAAGCGCGTCGGTCAGGCGCTGTGCATCAGCGTCAATCTGGAGGATTTTCCGCGCGTGCGGAGCCTGGCCGAGCGCCACGGCAATCTGTGGGCGTCGGTCGGCGTGCATCCGGACAATTCGGATTGCGAGGAGCCTGATGTCGAGCGTCTGCTCGCCCTGGCAGATCATCCGCGGGTTGTGGCGATTGGTGAAACCGGACTCGACTACTACTGGCACAAGGACGAGCCGGAATGGCAGCGCGAGCGCTTTCGCACGCACATCCGTGCCGCACGGGCCTGCGGCAAGCCGCTGATCATTCATACCCGCAGTTCGGCCGCGGACACGCTGCGCCTGATGCAGGAAGAGAAGGCGTCGGAGTGTGCCGGAGTGATGCATTGTTTCACCGAATCACGCGAAGTGGCAGAGGCGGCCATCGAGATGGGGTTCTACATTTCGTTCTCGGGCATCGTGACCTTCCGGAACGCGAAAGCACTCAAGGAAGTTGCTGCCTGGGTGCCGCTCAACCGGATGCTGATCGAGACGGACGCGCCCTATCTTGCACCCATGCCGCACCGGGGCAAGACCAACGAGCCTGCATGGGTGGTGCATGTGGCCGAAGAAATCGCGCGATTGCGCGATCTTCCGCTTGATGCCGTCGAGCAGGCGACCACAGAGAACTTTTTCCGTCTATTCCGCCATGCTAAAGCCTGA